AAATTAATAAGTCATTTGCTACTGACAGGTATCAATATGCCATACTGAAGATGAGTAGTCTATAGGAAGCAACATATTTCATAATGTGATAGGGAGAGTTTACTGATTAAAGTGTTTCCCTACAGTTTTTTTCTTATAGTAGAAAGTGTTTGAGAACTAACttagtgaaatgagcacaacattgtatatagtaacagcaatatcgctttaagaacaactttgagagaATAAGTCCTTTTGACTATTATACTTACCCAAACTAACTACCAAGGACATAAGAAGAAAgaagctatctgcatccagagaaagaactgacaagtaGAAATAAGTATAGAATGATTTACATATGTAcgtatttgtgtttaatggtatACATCTctaggggggagggaagaagaaaggaaaaatattaaatgatgactttattatatatgtaaaaggaatactaagttgtacataacagatttgcagtttcatgttcaatcatctttttaaaaattatagtcatagaaatatttgttttattccataaattaaaaatagaataaatttttaaaaagagagaactgGTTGGGTCAACTAATCATTCCTCTTGAAAAATGATTGGCTTTTAGTAAGCTTTCTCTATTGCATTTTCTTCCTATAAATTTCTGTCCCATGCCACTTTTTTTTCATGGTTATTTGGGAATAGATTTTAAGTTTATTCATCTTATAATCCCTGCATTTTGGTTTTGAGGAATATGAAAAGTTTCAACAACCTTGGGTTGCCTTTTGATGTCTAGTAGTGCTGATTCTCTTTTGGGATGACTGCTATAGTCACCCCAAAAAGTGGCCAATCTTTGATAGTATTAGGTAGTGATCATTATGTAGGTTtaatatacataaaattaaagtgCTAAAAGGCAGTATCATtgggtcataggatttagaaccaTAAGGGgcaacctactcattttatatatgaggaaactgaaactccagagacagagacataactAAGCTGGAGAGATTGGGCTCTACCCCAAAGATGCAAAATTTAGAGGTCACTGGCCATACATCTATTCCTTCAGCAGggtagaaaaacaaacaaaaacaaaactgaatttagcgtctaatcccaaagaataactaatttaattaatttaaattaggAAGCtcactcatttcttcttcttattgACTGCTTCCCAGCTAAGCTCCTCCCTGGTCCTGCCCGGCCTTCACCCTTCCTCATGGGTGTAGCACTGTTATGGTGCCCTGAGGTCTTTTGCTTCTCAACAGGGGTCAGTACATTGGAATACCACCCTCTCCATGCTCCATATACAGaactgaatttgtttttaatgttgaCTTGAGAGCAGTTCACTTTTTTTGTCTCAAATATATTTTGTGCTGCTTGTCCCAGATACAATGCTTTTTAATTATGGCTCTGTAGAGAGGTAACGTCATTGACAATCCAGATAATGCCATTTCAGACACTGTAGATTTTTAAACCTTCTCTTGACGTACTATGTACTAACCTTGCTAAGCAACAAGGCCCTACAATCACTAGATATTTCAAGGCTTCTCTACCACCACCTTCAGGGCAATTAAAAGTTTCCTACCACTACCTTGAGGAtacttaaaaattgcttttatgaaaacaaagaacaatcaTTTTCTTTACTCACTTATCAGAGGCTCCCAAGGCTATTGCCACAATGCTTGCAATGCCCCCAATCACTCCAGGTAAGCCATGCAAGTTATGAACACCACATGTATCATGAATCCTCAGTTTGGTAGTAAAAATtggctaaaataaaaaaaaaatagctcagaAGTTTTATAGTTTCAACAAATACTATGTATAGAAGGAAAATCTCCAAATCAGAGCAATTTCAGTACCTAAGACCAGGAGCAGATATCGTACAAACAGCCCAAAGTTACCCTCAAATAAATTTAtgattcatgtgaaaaaaaaagaaataattattatagTTTTAGTGGAGTTGGGGAAATTAGGATGCACTAGGGACACAACCCTATATTAGCCCCATACTAGTTACGACTCTGGTGTGACTTCCTGTGTGGTACTATAAAGCTTTGGTTACAGCTTTGATCTCCCATACATATCTGAAACCCAATGAGTTCAGAACACTGGAGTATAATGCTATATGAGTCTATATTACTAGTTATGAGTAGGGATGAGGAAACTTCAGAGATACCCGTCAAGGCCTTCTGGTCTATCGTTCTCTCTCTGTATTGTTTATGTTTTAGTCCTCCTGATTAAAAAATAAGccttaaagatttaaaaatgttaatcatTTAGGAAAGGTAATATGTTAAGTAAAATGTATTTATGTTAAGGTGTAAATGTGTAATATCCTTTACAGGCatcaagaagaatgagagagaacTAGAAACCATGAAGCACCTGAAATCAGGGTGGATGACCTAGGGCAGGGgagaggaacctgtggccttgaggctacatgtggccctctaggtcctcaagtgtggccctttgactgaatcaaacttcacagaacaaatccccttaataaaaggatttgttctgtaaaacttagacttagTTAAAAGGCTGCACcagaggatctagaaggccatatgtggtcttgaGGCGACAGGCTCCTCACCTCTGACTTACAGGGATAGGAATCCATAAGGAGGACGCTAAAAAAAGTCAAACAATTTTCCCCCCACTTTTTAATGTTGCCAATGATCACCATGCTGATAAGAGAAGCAAAGCCTGAGCCTCGCTTTTTGTCATACTTACTGTCAGATGTTTGAACCCAAGGACACTGACAACCCCAGCAATGACACCAATTAACATAGCGAAATAGGGTTGGATTGCCATGTCTGCACAGGTGCCCACAGCTACTCCTCCTGCAAGGGTTGCATTTTGAATATGAACCTATGAAGAATATGGAAAGTGTGAATGCAGTGAGATGATGTTCTGTTGAAGAAAAAAGAGGGTGTCTTTTGGAGCATATGGTATACAATAGACTACTTTTACTTCTGACACAACAAAttaataagcacctaccatgtgccaaacacaagattacaaaagaaaaaaatgatgaaataagaCCTGCTCTGTGGGGTCATAGTGTtatagatttaaatctggaagggacaTTAAGGTCACAGAATCCAACCACCTTATTTTATTGGTGAAGAAACTAatgcagagagaggttaagtatcttATAcatagtcacacagccagtaagtgtctgatgctccAAGTTTGGTGTTGTATCCTCTAACCTACTCAGTTGCCTAATATATTTTTATGTCCAAAAGGGGAAGCCTTGATCTATATGTTTTTATGATTCtgcatttataaagtgatttcctCCCAAAGGATTCAATATTCATACTGACATCtcattttcacaatatttcaTGTTGGTGGATGACTAAGGCAATCATTAGGGCTTAGAACAGTAGTAGTGGCCTTGAGAAGGCCCAGTGGGAAAAGGTAAAGGAGGAAGGGCAAAAGCCCTGACAGACTGAAATTCTCTCAATTACTTACTTTATTCTCAAAACACTTTTTTGGTCAATCTTTTTGGTTGACCAAAAAGCCACCTGGATACTATGATCTTTGTAGTCTAGGATATTACAATATAATAGTCTAGGATGATTATAGTACAATATAATGTTCTAAGGAAATTATATCTACCACTGCCCAAGATACATtacatctctttcttttccctatgTCCATCCAACCTGGCAAGAACTAGAAGAAAGAAGCATAGAGATGTTTCCTAGTGTCTCTTAGAGGGGAGTTTAATGACTGGAGCAAGTAAAATCTCTTTGTGTCAGTCTACACTGCCCCTTTGGCCATTCTCATGCTCACCATATCGAGTTTTCCACGATGCCCAACAAGGCTGGACAATGCAAAGGTAGTGAGCACACAGGCAGCTAGTGAGAAGTATGTGTTCACAATAGCCATGTACTGGTGTTCTCCAGCATCAGCAATTGCAGAGTTGAAACTGGGCCAGAACATCCAAAGGAAAAGTGTACCTGTTTGCAAACCAAGAAAATCAAGTATTatgctctaaaaaataatttggtGCTTCAGGGATCCATGGTTGCTCTTCCTACCAAGGAAGTTTGCAATTACTTTTCAACTTTGCAACAATTTTGAAAAGGCTGTGGCTCCATACTCATCACCCCCAACAACTTTGTCTAGACTGGTGCTCAGAGACAGTCCATTGCTAGACATATACTTGAAACCTTCCTGACATTGTAGGTCTATACAGACCTTATAATCCTTTGGCATGACTTTTGGGAACTCATGGTCAACTTCATGCCATAATGGAAAGATGATAGGATCTAGAGCCGGGAGGGACCTCATAAATTCTTAAGTGGTTCCATAATAATGTGGACAGGAGATTCCTCAGCAGGGGATATGATATAGGGGAAACCCAGCCTAACCAAGCAGACTCCAGTATGTACTTGGCTTGGGTGGGACAAGATGATTGCAGAATGGAGAGGAGAAACTTCCTCTTGGTGAGTTGGTTGGACCATTTGGATAGAACAGCTGGTTAGGCCGGTGTGGCCTCAAGTAATTGTCTAACATTCTTCCATTCCTGTAGGCTTtttttggggaagggggtaggGAATGGTGGTCTTGGACACAGgcattggatctgtgatttcactggtgtagggaatTTGGGTAAGGAAGCTTCCTCAAGCAACGTAGATGAATAACTTCTTtgaaatttatagtctcagagactTACATACTTAGGACACTGAGAGGTAAAGTATCTTGGTGGCAGGCTCCAACCATAACATTATGTAGCTTAATGTTTTAATGATGTTGTTTTGAAATGGCAACTGTTGAGGCAGTGCTATTGGGGTACATTTGCTCTATTTTTAATGCACTCATATCTCAAATAGTGTAATGTTTGTTTCTGAAGTCATATCTTTCCTATTGCAAGATCCTTGAAGctgagattaaaaaagaaatctttgtatttcttttagtAGCTAATTCCACACATTGTACTTCAATTGGGTCTTAGCATTAGGGACACGAGTTGAAAGAGGTATTTAGGAATTATCTTGAATCTCCTAATTTTATTGAGGAGGAACCTGAGGATCACAGTAGATGTAACTTGTCCCAATCATATAGCTGATTAGTGTCAGAGTcatctttgaactcagatcttgagaATCCAAGGTTAGTATGCTTTTTATTACACTGGATTGGCTCTTCTAACTCCCTCATAGGCTCACAGAAAGTTCATACAtctgaagctggaagggacctcagaggccgcCTGATCCAATCTCCtaattttactgttgaggaaactgagacacaaaaaaGACAATGTGACTCAATTTAAGAAAATCTGGATAGTAAGAAGGAGAGCTAGAATTTATACTTAAGATTTCTGAGGTTAATATCCAGTGTTCTTTACACTATtctgatatttctttttctttattttgtttcctttttcctttgtttttgtgtgaggcagttggggttaagtgacttgcctagggtcatacctAGTAAGGGTCagatgtctgaggtcatattttaattcaggtcctcctgactgcgtggttagtgctctatccactgtgtcacctagttgttCCTATTCtggtatttaatatatttttgttgaatgaatgagtgaatgtaaTAATTATAATTGGTGAATTACATAATTATTATTGTATTGAAAAGGTCAGTTTTATTCACCCAGTGCAGGTCTTCTTAACCTTTGTGTGTGTCACACATCCCTATGACAGTGTAGagaaacctatggatcccttctgagaattatatttttacatatataaaataaaatacatactgtTACAAAGGCAGCCAACTATAGCgaaataaacatacacacatatatttttaaacaagTTCACAGTCTCCAGGTAAAGAACTAAAGAACCATTGAACTAGAGCAATATGAATTGGAATTATTTAAACAGTACTATCACATTAAAAATAACTCAAGATATCAAAGCTTCTCTCCTTGAGGCAAGGTAAAACTGGGCAAATTGACGTCTACTTACCAATCATAGCAAACAAATCCGAGTGGTATACAGACCCTTCATTTTTATTCCCACTTTTCCTGAGACCTGGCCGATATAAGACACCTGCTACTGCCAAACCAAAATAAGCTCCAAAGGCATGAATGGTCATTGATGCCCCAGTATCAGTGGCCTGTGAGGCGAAAAACAATTGTTGTAAAAAACAGTACTCCAGCTACTGTTGATCTACTGACAGAGAGGGCCAAGCTTCCCTGACTGGAAAGATTTTTCAGTTTGGCtccaaagaccagagctgagagcAATAGgtgaaaattataataattataaataaaaaattataataaattttctttttatattataatataaatataatatattataataattttttttttaaagaaaagcattAAAATCAGAACTGTTTAAAAATGGCACACGCTGCTTTGGGAAATAGTGGGGTCTTGCTCACTTTGAGGTCTTTTTAAACAGAGTCTGGATGACTCATTGACAGTGAAGTTGTAGAAAGGATTTCTTTTCAATTCATgcgttagactagatgacctctgactaAATGATCTCCTTCCATTTGAGAGTGTAAGAACTCCCTCTGTGTATGAGACTCACCTTGAATATATCAACAACAAGATATTCATTGGCTGCAAAGACTGCAATTTCAAAAATCACCATGATTAGCATCTGGACTGGGCTTGTTTTCCCTAGGACAGCTCCAAAGGAAATCAAAACTGTGGCTGTGCTGAAGTCTGCGTTTATCATTctggggaaaacaaacaaataatgaataagtaaacaaataaatagacaaaggaaggaaggaaagagagaaagaaggaaaaaagaaaagaaagataaaacaggGAAGAGACATCgtggaattctctttcttctacttCAGTCTCTCATGTGGAACTTACTCACAGTAGCTCTCCCCCAAAACTCCCCATGCTTTGGATTTCCTGATACcctgtgcatatatatatatatatatatatatatatatatatatatatatatatatatatatatatatatatatatatatatatatatatatatatatatatatatatatatatatatatatatatatatatatatatatatatatatatataaaatcctatGAAGCTCAGAGAAATTGTTACTTTTCTGAAGTTACACAATACATTAGTGgcagaaataataacaatgaaaattgaAACTCATTTTATTCCCAGCTTAGTATACTATGCTACCTTCCATTGTCTCTCTGCTCTGCATTTCCCTTCCACAGAGTCTCCATCTAGTCACTATTAATCTGATAAATGAATTCTTCACTGAGATCTTAATGGTGTATAAAGATCTAGTACAGAAACTCAGTAAGATAACATTTTTGCATTTAAC
The DNA window shown above is from Notamacropus eugenii isolate mMacEug1 chromosome 2, mMacEug1.pri_v2, whole genome shotgun sequence and carries:
- the RHAG gene encoding ammonium transporter Rh type A is translated as MPLSFDTNMRFKFPLVALCLQLSMIILFGFFVGYETKWQNVQQNNSSSQPDGFLELYPLFQDIHVMIFTGFGFLMTFLKKYGFSSVGFNLLIAALGLQWGTFMQGILHHHKKFSIDLKKMINADFSTATVLISFGAVLGKTSPVQMLIMVIFEIAVFAANEYLVVDIFKATDTGASMTIHAFGAYFGLAVAGVLYRPGLRKSGNKNEGSVYHSDLFAMIGTLFLWMFWPSFNSAIADAGEHQYMAIVNTYFSLAACVLTTFALSSLVGHRGKLDMVHIQNATLAGGVAVGTCADMAIQPYFAMLIGVIAGVVSVLGFKHLTPIFTTKLRIHDTCGVHNLHGLPGVIGGIASIVAIALGASDKSTIAMQAAALGSSLGTAIVGGLLTGLILKIPIWGAPPDQNCYDDSVYWEEVPEMKGHSYDFHENDDHSQLQPEA